From a region of the Deltaproteobacteria bacterium genome:
- a CDS encoding B12-binding domain-containing radical SAM protein, which translates to MKKIIFIEPKPPDFHIFSRMPLPRLGTVLLGTMLKESGYQVKSYVEALEDIDLEDVLKADAVGISTITSTSPRSYEIARLVKKAGIPVFMGGPHVTYLPDEALGNCDYVLRGEADETILDFIKALETNKGFESIPGLSFKREGKIIHNKMVSFCKELDKLPVPDFTIVKGLEDGLNRLTITPIMTSRGCPYDCSFCSVTGMFGQKYRFRGTEKVLAELKRNRDLNGDWVFFYDDNFTASRPRTKELLRAMIDNGLTPPWTAQVRVDVAKDPELLDLMKRSNCHTVYIGFESINPDTLKIYNKKQSLEDIENCIKKLHEHNVGIHGMFVFGSDHDSIETIRDTVKFAKKNDLESVQFMILTPLPGTRFFFEMEQQNRLISKDWSLYDAHHVVFTPKNMSYYELQAETLQATKRFYSFGQIIKRAARFDMFTVSIKAYGRNLSRK; encoded by the coding sequence ATGAAAAAGATTATCTTTATAGAACCAAAGCCGCCTGACTTCCATATATTTTCAAGAATGCCCCTGCCCCGACTTGGCACTGTCCTCCTCGGAACCATGCTTAAGGAAAGTGGCTATCAGGTAAAGAGTTATGTTGAGGCACTGGAGGATATTGACCTTGAAGATGTCTTAAAGGCAGATGCAGTCGGCATATCTACCATTACATCAACATCCCCCCGTTCCTATGAAATAGCACGTCTTGTTAAAAAGGCAGGCATCCCTGTATTTATGGGGGGTCCCCATGTAACATATCTGCCTGACGAGGCTTTGGGAAACTGTGACTATGTGCTAAGGGGCGAGGCTGATGAGACAATCCTTGATTTTATAAAGGCACTTGAAACGAATAAAGGCTTTGAATCTATACCGGGGCTTTCCTTTAAGAGGGAGGGCAAGATTATACATAATAAGATGGTATCATTCTGCAAGGAACTTGATAAACTGCCTGTCCCTGACTTTACCATAGTAAAAGGGCTTGAAGACGGCTTAAATAGACTTACTATTACACCGATTATGACATCCAGGGGATGCCCTTATGACTGTAGTTTCTGTTCGGTAACAGGGATGTTCGGGCAAAAGTACAGGTTCAGAGGCACTGAAAAGGTTTTGGCAGAACTCAAGAGAAACCGCGACCTAAATGGAGACTGGGTCTTTTTTTATGATGACAACTTTACCGCGAGCCGGCCCCGCACAAAGGAACTTCTTAGGGCAATGATTGACAACGGACTTACACCTCCATGGACAGCACAGGTAAGGGTAGATGTTGCAAAAGACCCTGAACTTCTGGATTTGATGAAACGTTCCAATTGCCATACTGTTTATATTGGTTTTGAGTCTATTAATCCTGATACCCTGAAGATTTATAATAAAAAACAAAGTCTTGAAGATATTGAAAACTGCATCAAAAAACTGCATGAGCATAATGTTGGTATACATGGGATGTTCGTATTTGGTTCAGACCATGATTCTATTGAAACGATTAGAGATACTGTTAAGTTTGCAAAAAAGAATGATTTAGAATCAGTGCAGTTTATGATACTTACCCCGCTCCCTGGCACCAGATTCTTTTTTGAAATGGAACAGCAAAACAGGCTTATAAGCAAGGACTGGAGCCTTTATGATGCCCATCATGTGGTATTTACACCTAAAAACATGAGTTATTATGAACTTCAGGCAGAGACCCTTCAGGCAACAAAGAGATTTTACTCTTTTGGACAGATTATAAAACGAGCAGCCCGTTTTGATATGTTTACTGTGTCTATAAAGGCTTATGGCAGGAATCTTTCTAGGAAATAA
- a CDS encoding flagellar hook protein FlgE, with the protein MLTSLFTGVTGLNANMTALSVIGNNIANMNTVGYKAGRASFADILSQSIVGVSGSNQVGLGVSLSSITSLFTQGALETTTSGLDLAIDGNGFYVLTDSTGALYYSRAGQFNLDKDGNIVNPEGYILRGYQADSAGNITSTIDDLTLSSSSVQPNPTSTVDIVGNLSSDAEIKGFVFTTGSNDAIRFTSGATTATASLTTNGGLISGNAYSGDGVASAIKAALEAQNGSLDTYTVTYDSLTGKFAIANDTGNSNALSIAWSSSALTTAEGMLGFTADDAIVVGSNAASDAAGGAFSVGNADDTSNFSTSITAYDSLGNSHQVTVYFRKDSTSSSGNTWEWYGVVGANDSTSGSTEVQANGALIFDTDGFLSSESSITYPTGGLDFSGGASQNQTIAFGFGTSIAEGGAGTNGMTQYGGSSTVNDQQQDGYGAGSFQSMSVDSNGVITGIFSNGKTMSMGQVVLAKFANPSALTSKGRNLFAESSDSGQPLAGVPNSAGRGGIHSNALELSTVDIAEEFVKMISAQRGFQANSKIITTTDEILNELVNLKR; encoded by the coding sequence ATGTTAACATCACTTTTTACAGGGGTAACAGGTCTGAATGCTAATATGACTGCCCTGTCAGTAATTGGAAACAATATAGCAAACATGAACACAGTTGGGTATAAGGCAGGCAGGGCATCTTTTGCTGATATCTTAAGCCAGAGTATTGTCGGTGTTTCAGGGTCAAATCAGGTTGGTCTGGGTGTCTCACTTTCAAGTATTACTTCACTTTTTACACAAGGTGCTTTAGAGACAACAACCAGCGGTCTTGACCTTGCCATTGACGGTAACGGTTTCTATGTTCTGACAGATTCTACAGGCGCCTTGTATTACAGCAGGGCAGGGCAGTTCAATCTTGATAAAGATGGGAACATTGTCAATCCAGAGGGTTATATCTTAAGAGGTTATCAGGCAGATAGCGCAGGCAATATTACCTCTACCATAGATGACCTGACATTGTCTTCGTCTTCTGTTCAGCCAAATCCAACATCAACAGTAGATATAGTTGGAAACTTAAGTTCTGATGCAGAAATTAAAGGTTTTGTTTTTACAACTGGGAGTAACGATGCTATACGGTTTACTTCAGGCGCAACCACTGCAACTGCAAGCCTTACAACAAATGGCGGTTTGATAAGCGGGAATGCTTATTCAGGCGATGGTGTTGCCTCTGCCATAAAGGCAGCACTTGAAGCCCAAAATGGCAGCTTAGATACATATACTGTCACATACGATTCATTAACAGGCAAATTCGCGATTGCCAATGATACAGGTAACAGCAATGCACTTAGTATAGCATGGAGTTCAAGTGCGCTCACTACTGCAGAAGGCATGCTTGGTTTTACTGCTGATGATGCTATTGTGGTTGGCAGTAATGCAGCCAGTGATGCGGCAGGCGGTGCTTTTTCTGTCGGTAATGCTGATGATACATCCAATTTCTCTACAAGTATAACCGCCTATGATTCACTTGGAAACAGCCATCAGGTAACAGTCTACTTCAGAAAGGATTCAACATCTTCTTCAGGCAATACATGGGAATGGTATGGCGTTGTGGGTGCAAATGATTCTACAAGCGGTTCTACAGAGGTTCAAGCAAATGGCGCCTTGATTTTTGATACAGATGGTTTTTTAAGTTCTGAAAGTTCCATTACATATCCTACGGGCGGCCTTGATTTTTCAGGCGGTGCATCACAGAACCAGACGATTGCCTTTGGCTTCGGCACAAGCATTGCTGAAGGAGGTGCAGGCACTAATGGCATGACACAGTATGGCGGGAGTTCCACTGTAAACGACCAGCAGCAGGATGGTTATGGCGCGGGAAGTTTCCAGAGTATGTCAGTTGACTCTAACGGGGTGATTACAGGCATATTCTCTAATGGCAAAACCATGTCTATGGGGCAGGTAGTTTTGGCTAAATTTGCAAACCCGAGCGCCTTAACCTCTAAGGGCAGAAACCTCTTTGCAGAATCCAGTGACTCAGGGCAGCCCCTTGCAGGTGTGCCTAATTCAGCAGGCAGAGGCGGCATCCATTCAAATGCCCTTGAACTTTCTACAGTGGATATTGCAGAGGAGTTTGTAAAGATGATTTCTGCACAGAGGGGTTTTCAGGCAAATTCAAAGATTATAACTACAACAGATGAGATATTAAACGAACTGGTGAACCTGAAGAGGTAA
- a CDS encoding flagellar hook-length control protein FliK, whose translation MQAQGFIQTQIGRYIMNELSMLFKVNSEGKDNLLLDMKTEKAKTIYGGHEKGFESELAGILGLNLFVLPQDNKIPNSGEIQRKEELGMNLLIDDTTGDSFESLDGVIKTTLVEHNIINTDGEPPIFSFDNNDPIQISEELYKKPLTPDLKSVLTTVPNKEGGVALGGLLEDTSDKITDIYSNILTNTSDEEIYLFKTSQGVMGQLPEDNSVINKGIADALLSHGVDKENNASHTSTDEMRTNFVSSNTLQKGDVTFIQDVKDGARGAITSENLVRQVGDKMSVLVKDGFSKATINLEPPSMGHLKVDIIVKDNMVRASIVADHQIVKEVLKANLSSLTDALTHQGFQVSELNVFLGDRGGGYRDRFDFSGGEANYNYLSGNDSQSLEEETVWQRNMEGAVDIFV comes from the coding sequence ATGCAGGCACAAGGTTTTATACAAACACAGATAGGAAGGTATATTATGAACGAGTTGTCCATGCTTTTTAAGGTTAATTCAGAGGGAAAGGATAATCTCCTTTTAGATATGAAAACTGAGAAGGCAAAAACTATTTATGGGGGGCATGAAAAAGGGTTTGAGAGTGAGTTGGCAGGCATTCTGGGCTTAAATCTTTTCGTGCTGCCTCAGGATAACAAAATACCAAATTCCGGGGAGATTCAGCGTAAAGAGGAGTTGGGTATGAATCTCTTAATAGATGATACAACCGGAGATAGTTTTGAAAGTCTGGATGGGGTAATTAAGACAACATTGGTTGAGCATAACATTATAAATACCGATGGAGAGCCGCCCATATTTTCATTTGATAATAACGATCCTATCCAGATTTCGGAAGAATTATACAAAAAACCTCTAACCCCTGATTTGAAATCCGTCCTGACCACTGTTCCAAATAAGGAAGGCGGGGTGGCTCTTGGGGGTTTATTAGAAGATACTTCTGACAAAATCACGGATATTTACTCAAATATACTAACCAATACAAGTGATGAAGAGATTTATTTATTTAAGACCAGTCAAGGGGTTATGGGTCAGTTGCCAGAGGATAACAGTGTTATAAATAAAGGGATAGCAGATGCCTTATTAAGCCATGGTGTAGACAAAGAGAATAATGCTAGTCATACATCAACAGATGAAATGCGCACCAATTTTGTTAGTTCAAACACACTTCAGAAAGGTGATGTAACTTTTATACAAGATGTTAAGGATGGAGCAAGAGGCGCAATTACAAGTGAAAATCTTGTAAGGCAGGTTGGTGATAAGATGTCTGTATTGGTTAAGGATGGGTTTAGTAAGGCAACAATAAATCTGGAACCGCCTTCCATGGGGCACCTCAAGGTGGATATTATAGTTAAGGATAATATGGTAAGGGCATCCATAGTTGCTGACCATCAGATAGTAAAAGAGGTTTTAAAGGCGAATCTGTCAAGTTTGACAGATGCCCTTACACATCAGGGTTTTCAGGTGTCTGAATTAAATGTTTTTCTTGGAGACAGAGGAGGTGGATATAGGGATAGGTTTGATTTTAGCGGGGGAGAGGCTAATTACAATTACTTGTCAGGCAATGATAGTCAGTCATTAGAAGAAGAAACTGTTTGGCAGAGAAACATGGAAGGGGCAGTAGATATATTTGTTTAG
- the fliJ gene encoding flagellar export protein FliJ has translation MKAFKFKLESILDFRKGMEDLLKKNLASAKENLNIKENELNSVINDYLEDVKELLEKGELTPSDMAVFSTHLNYLKEDIENGEKEVESFRKTVSERRDEVMGARKERMILDFLKEKNYKEHKRLGSKEEQSVIDEFNSNNFKKAEYE, from the coding sequence ATGAAGGCATTTAAATTTAAACTAGAATCTATCCTTGATTTCAGAAAGGGTATGGAAGACCTTCTTAAGAAGAACCTTGCCAGCGCTAAAGAGAATCTAAATATAAAAGAAAATGAACTCAATTCTGTGATTAATGATTATCTTGAAGATGTAAAAGAACTCCTTGAAAAAGGTGAACTGACACCATCTGATATGGCTGTTTTTAGCACCCATCTTAATTATCTAAAGGAAGATATAGAAAATGGTGAAAAAGAGGTTGAATCATTCAGAAAGACCGTTTCAGAAAGGCGGGATGAGGTTATGGGTGCAAGAAAGGAGAGGATGATATTGGATTTTCTAAAGGAAAAGAACTATAAAGAACATAAGAGATTGGGGTCTAAAGAAGAGCAGTCTGTAATAGATGAGTTTAATTCTAATAACTTTAAAAAGGCAGAATATGAATAG
- a CDS encoding FliI/YscN family ATPase, with product MKLELIKTVLDEIEPIKVHGKVTRVVGMVIEGVGIGITVGEMCRVFSLDGDSIVCEVVGFSGDKVFLMPLGEVRGLGPGSRIMKLGTKARVRLSPNILGRVIDGIGNPIDGKGAFAREIEYPLYSPPPNPLARKRIEKPLDVGIKGINSLLTVGCGQRMGIFAGSGVGKSVLLGMMARNTGADVNIIALIGERGREVKEFIDKDLQDEGLKRSVVVVVTSDQPPLLRFRGAFLAMTIAEYFRNRGMHVLLLMDSLTRFAMAQREIGLAVGEPPTTKGYPPSVFALMPKLLERAGTSEGKGTITGFFTVLVEGDDITEPIADTGRAILDGHIILSRELASIGHYPAIDIMMSTSRCMFDIVSKQHMDYTQKIKTVLAIYRKNADLINIGAYKEGANPEVDHAIKNMPKINRFLTQAIDEKVDYDDSIQGMYALNI from the coding sequence GTGAAGTTAGAGTTAATAAAGACAGTCCTTGATGAGATAGAACCTATCAAGGTTCATGGGAAGGTTACACGGGTTGTAGGTATGGTGATTGAAGGTGTGGGCATTGGCATAACTGTTGGAGAAATGTGCCGTGTCTTTTCACTAGATGGCGACTCTATTGTTTGTGAGGTTGTTGGGTTTAGCGGAGATAAGGTATTTCTTATGCCTCTAGGGGAGGTAAGGGGGCTTGGTCCAGGCAGCCGTATTATGAAACTTGGGACAAAGGCACGGGTGAGGTTGAGTCCAAACATACTGGGCAGGGTTATAGACGGCATAGGCAATCCAATAGATGGTAAGGGTGCCTTTGCAAGGGAAATTGAATACCCGTTGTATTCTCCTCCGCCAAATCCCCTTGCAAGAAAAAGGATAGAAAAACCGTTGGATGTAGGTATAAAGGGTATAAATAGTTTACTTACAGTCGGCTGCGGACAAAGGATGGGCATATTTGCCGGCAGTGGTGTTGGTAAGAGTGTTCTCCTCGGCATGATGGCAAGGAATACTGGGGCAGATGTAAATATTATTGCACTTATAGGAGAGAGGGGAAGGGAGGTCAAGGAATTTATAGATAAAGACTTGCAGGATGAAGGGCTTAAAAGGTCTGTTGTTGTGGTTGTTACATCTGACCAGCCGCCTCTTTTAAGGTTTAGAGGGGCATTCCTTGCAATGACAATTGCAGAGTATTTCAGAAACAGGGGGATGCATGTTCTTCTTCTTATGGACTCGCTTACAAGGTTTGCTATGGCACAAAGGGAAATCGGGCTTGCTGTAGGAGAGCCGCCGACAACAAAGGGTTATCCCCCTTCTGTGTTTGCCCTTATGCCAAAACTGCTGGAAAGGGCAGGGACCTCGGAAGGCAAAGGCACTATTACAGGTTTTTTTACGGTGCTTGTAGAAGGTGATGATATAACCGAACCTATTGCTGATACAGGAAGGGCTATACTAGATGGACATATTATCCTCTCCAGGGAACTTGCCTCTATTGGGCACTATCCTGCTATTGATATAATGATGTCAACATCCAGATGTATGTTTGATATTGTGAGTAAACAGCACATGGATTATACACAGAAGATAAAGACAGTGCTTGCCATATACAGGAAGAATGCAGATTTAATAAATATAGGTGCGTATAAAGAAGGGGCCAATCCTGAAGTTGACCATGCAATAAAAAATATGCCGAAGATTAATCGCTTTCTCACACAGGCAATAGATGAAAAGGTTGATTATGATGACAGTATCCAAGGTATGTATGCATTAAATATATGA
- the fliG gene encoding flagellar motor switch protein FliG: protein MPEIKTENKSMNGVEKAAVILLSLGEDIASDVMKHMGPTEVQKIGSQMTKIEGLSQNELDVVAKEFEGEMRSSVSSGGSEYVKNVIMKALGPDKANAIINRIVEGGEGSGLEALKWMESKVVSDLIRNEHPQTIAVIVSYLEPEHASQVLLNLPVKIRSDVVMRVATMESISPDALRELEGAIMQRISGSVGMHTKTIGGIKIAAEILNQMDTSTENAIIGEIEKSNTDLAAKIQGQMFVFADLINIDDRAIQTVLKEISNDIVAMALRVADDTLKDKFFKNMSERAADMLKEDMETRGPVKLSDVEKAQQEIVRITRKLEQEGKIVIGGKGGEEQLV from the coding sequence ATGCCAGAGATTAAAACAGAAAATAAATCAATGAACGGCGTAGAAAAGGCTGCTGTGATTCTTTTGAGTCTTGGTGAAGATATTGCATCTGATGTTATGAAACATATGGGTCCTACCGAGGTTCAGAAAATCGGCAGTCAAATGACAAAGATAGAAGGGCTCTCACAAAATGAACTTGATGTAGTAGCAAAAGAATTTGAGGGGGAGATGCGTTCAAGTGTATCTTCGGGCGGGAGTGAATATGTAAAGAATGTGATAATGAAGGCACTTGGTCCTGACAAGGCAAATGCAATAATTAACAGAATAGTGGAGGGGGGGGAAGGCAGCGGGCTTGAGGCATTAAAATGGATGGAGTCAAAGGTTGTATCTGACCTTATAAGGAACGAACACCCGCAGACCATTGCTGTTATTGTGTCCTATCTTGAACCTGAACATGCAAGTCAGGTACTGCTCAATCTCCCTGTGAAGATAAGGTCTGATGTAGTTATGAGGGTTGCAACAATGGAATCTATCAGCCCTGATGCATTAAGGGAACTGGAAGGTGCAATAATGCAGCGGATATCAGGCAGTGTGGGTATGCATACAAAAACTATCGGCGGCATAAAAATAGCTGCTGAAATACTGAATCAAATGGACACATCCACTGAGAATGCCATCATAGGAGAGATAGAAAAGTCAAATACTGATCTGGCAGCAAAGATACAGGGACAGATGTTTGTGTTTGCAGACCTTATAAATATTGATGACAGGGCTATACAGACGGTTCTTAAAGAGATATCTAATGATATAGTGGCAATGGCATTGCGTGTTGCAGATGATACACTGAAGGATAAGTTCTTTAAAAACATGTCTGAGAGGGCTGCTGATATGCTTAAAGAAGATATGGAAACAAGGGGTCCTGTTAAACTCAGTGATGTGGAAAAGGCACAGCAGGAAATCGTAAGAATTACCAGAAAACTTGAACAGGAAGGGAAGATAGTAATCGGAGGAAAGGGCGGTGAAGAGCAGCTTGTCTAG
- the fliF gene encoding flagellar M-ring protein FliF — protein sequence MANIFDNFVALSNAKKVVYILLLAASVGAAVVLFNWASQPEFQLLYSNLSQEDAAVIVEKLKEKRIPYKVSSAGSVLVPAEKVHETRLELAGAGIPKGGGVGLEVFDKAGFGMTEFTQKVNYLRAIQGELARTIGWLSEVDTARVHIVIPERRLFSAEDEKARASVIVKLKSGTRLDYAQVQGIVHLVASSVAGLNPQNVTVVDTSGQMLTKEVTGDSNAALTSSQNEYQRQLEKDMEKRIQTILEPVLGAGKVIAKVSADIDFTRMEKTEERFDPDSVVIRSEQKSKEKSTGEVAGGVPGVASNVPGTQTNQQTVSSGIPSQSQRENEVINYEINKVVSRTITPTGMVKRLSASVLVDGSYEIKKGTDGKEERKYIPKTQEEIKKFETLVKAAVGFTADRGDKIEVVNIPFETKTDINSAEIIKPSLVKEYLPHIIRYGTILVLSILLFLLVLRPLITGIFKEQEMPKTMTHALPVGASASLGHGMAPHAISEQPADVKQRVLELAKENPQQAAQIIKSWVKEK from the coding sequence TTGGCAAATATATTTGATAACTTTGTGGCCTTGAGCAATGCCAAAAAGGTTGTATATATTCTGCTTCTTGCCGCATCTGTAGGCGCAGCAGTTGTTCTGTTTAACTGGGCATCCCAGCCTGAATTCCAGTTGCTGTATTCTAATCTTTCACAGGAAGATGCTGCCGTTATTGTAGAAAAATTAAAAGAAAAACGGATACCTTACAAGGTAAGCAGCGCAGGCTCTGTTTTAGTGCCAGCGGAAAAGGTCCATGAGACAAGGCTTGAACTTGCTGGTGCAGGGATCCCAAAGGGAGGCGGTGTTGGTCTGGAGGTGTTTGATAAGGCAGGTTTTGGGATGACTGAATTTACTCAAAAGGTGAACTATTTAAGGGCAATACAAGGGGAATTGGCGCGGACAATAGGCTGGCTTTCTGAGGTTGATACAGCCCGTGTCCATATAGTTATCCCTGAAAGGCGGCTATTTTCTGCAGAAGATGAGAAGGCAAGGGCGTCTGTTATTGTAAAACTCAAGTCAGGCACAAGACTTGATTATGCGCAGGTGCAGGGTATTGTTCATCTTGTAGCAAGCAGTGTGGCAGGACTTAATCCTCAAAATGTTACAGTTGTTGATACAAGCGGACAGATGCTTACAAAAGAAGTTACGGGTGATAGTAATGCAGCACTTACATCCTCTCAGAATGAATATCAGAGACAATTGGAAAAGGATATGGAGAAGAGAATCCAGACAATCCTTGAGCCTGTTTTAGGTGCAGGTAAGGTTATAGCAAAGGTGTCTGCTGACATAGATTTTACAAGGATGGAAAAGACAGAAGAAAGGTTTGACCCTGATAGTGTGGTCATAAGGAGTGAGCAGAAGAGCAAGGAGAAATCTACAGGTGAGGTTGCAGGCGGAGTGCCAGGGGTTGCATCCAATGTCCCTGGCACACAGACTAATCAGCAGACTGTCTCATCAGGTATCCCATCCCAGTCCCAACGGGAGAATGAGGTAATAAACTATGAGATAAATAAGGTTGTAAGCAGGACAATCACACCAACAGGGATGGTAAAGAGGCTAAGTGCATCTGTTTTAGTAGATGGGAGTTATGAGATTAAAAAGGGGACGGATGGAAAGGAAGAAAGGAAGTATATCCCAAAGACCCAGGAGGAGATTAAAAAATTTGAAACCCTTGTTAAGGCAGCAGTTGGTTTTACTGCTGATAGAGGCGATAAGATAGAGGTGGTTAATATCCCGTTTGAGACAAAAACGGATATAAATAGTGCAGAGATAATCAAGCCGTCACTGGTTAAAGAATACCTGCCGCATATTATTCGTTACGGCACAATACTTGTTCTTTCCATACTGCTTTTCCTCCTTGTCCTGAGGCCCCTTATTACAGGGATATTCAAAGAACAAGAAATGCCAAAAACTATGACTCATGCACTTCCTGTTGGAGCGTCTGCATCATTAGGTCATGGGATGGCTCCGCATGCAATATCAGAACAGCCTGCAGATGTAAAACAAAGGGTTTTGGAACTGGCAAAGGAGAATCCCCAGCAGGCTGCCCAGATTATTAAGTCATGGGTAAAGGAGAAGTAG
- the fliE gene encoding flagellar hook-basal body complex protein FliE: protein MDGIKGINNQGSIGQTSLPSNEKTGKVDFSTVLKDAVEKADAVQKEADKTIKEFSAGKVNLHETMIAMEKANLTFQLMLQARNKIVAAYEEIMRTQV, encoded by the coding sequence ATGGACGGTATTAAGGGTATAAATAATCAAGGCAGCATAGGACAGACAAGCCTTCCATCTAATGAAAAAACAGGCAAGGTAGATTTTTCTACAGTCTTAAAGGATGCTGTTGAAAAGGCAGATGCTGTTCAAAAAGAAGCAGATAAGACAATTAAAGAGTTTTCAGCAGGCAAGGTAAATCTGCATGAAACAATGATTGCTATGGAAAAGGCGAACTTAACCTTTCAACTCATGCTTCAGGCAAGAAATAAGATAGTTGCTGCGTATGAAGAGATTATGAGGACACAGGTGTAA
- the flgC gene encoding flagellar basal body rod protein FlgC — MFGNFRVNASGMEAQRIRLDTIASNLANVNTTRGENGGPYKKRDVIFEASSSPSAADGGLISVRVKGVIKDSRPFKVVYSPGHPDADKDGNLKLPNINPIEEMVNMLSAIRAYESNIQAFKSSKDMMTKALEIGR, encoded by the coding sequence ATGTTTGGCAATTTTAGGGTAAACGCATCAGGTATGGAGGCGCAAAGAATAAGGCTGGACACTATTGCCAGTAATCTGGCGAATGTGAATACTACCCGTGGCGAAAATGGCGGGCCTTACAAGAAAAGGGATGTGATATTTGAGGCATCATCATCTCCATCTGCTGCGGATGGCGGGTTGATCTCTGTAAGGGTGAAAGGGGTTATTAAGGACTCAAGACCTTTTAAGGTTGTTTATAGCCCCGGACACCCTGACGCTGATAAGGATGGAAACTTAAAACTCCCCAATATAAATCCTATTGAGGAGATGGTTAATATGCTCTCTGCTATTAGGGCGTATGAGTCAAATATTCAGGCATTCAAATCTTCTAAGGATATGATGACAAAGGCGCTGGAGATAGGGAGATAG
- the flgB gene encoding flagellar basal body rod protein FlgB, whose amino-acid sequence MIKGIFGSVIPLLEKTLNIRMMRHDVISSNIANEETPGYKARDVEFQHELANAIDNRVQMVSTHKNHVSALDMNLSPKLVIRNDTKAGLDNNTVSLEKEMVNLAENTMLYNAEVTILSKKFQAIRDTIKEAR is encoded by the coding sequence ATGATTAAGGGTATATTCGGCAGTGTAATACCTCTTTTAGAAAAGACACTGAATATCAGGATGATGAGGCACGATGTTATTTCGTCAAATATAGCAAATGAAGAAACCCCTGGTTATAAGGCAAGGGATGTAGAATTTCAGCATGAGTTGGCAAATGCAATAGACAACAGGGTGCAAATGGTAAGCACCCATAAAAATCATGTATCTGCCTTGGATATGAATCTTTCTCCGAAGTTGGTTATAAGAAATGACACAAAGGCAGGTCTTGATAATAATACAGTAAGTCTGGAAAAGGAAATGGTAAACCTTGCTGAAAATACCATGCTCTATAATGCAGAAGTGACAATACTGTCAAAAAAGTTTCAGGCAATAAGAGATACTATAAAGGAGGCAAGATAA